From Paenibacillus sp. V4I7, one genomic window encodes:
- a CDS encoding electron transfer flavoprotein subunit beta/FixA family protein, with amino-acid sequence MDIFVLLKQTFDTEEKIVLHNGAVQEDGVKFVINPYDEYAVEQAIQIRDELGGKVTLLSVGPERTAEALRTALAMGADEAVLISDERIKGDEFEVAEILANYLRGQSVDLLLGGNFSVDNGAGQVAIRLSSLLGLPHVASITKLEISGGKAVAHRDAEGDIEVIEVPLPALFTAQQGLNEPRYPSLPGIMKAKKKPFQHLSLDDIEGAESAVAKTERLELTLPPERKAGRILKGDLPQQVTELVQALRNESKVI; translated from the coding sequence ATGGACATTTTTGTATTGTTGAAGCAAACGTTTGATACGGAGGAAAAAATCGTCCTGCATAATGGGGCCGTTCAAGAAGATGGCGTGAAATTCGTTATCAATCCTTATGATGAATATGCGGTTGAGCAAGCGATTCAAATTCGAGATGAGCTCGGCGGCAAGGTTACTCTGCTCTCCGTTGGTCCCGAACGTACCGCTGAAGCACTACGTACTGCTCTGGCGATGGGGGCTGATGAAGCCGTTCTTATCTCCGATGAGCGCATTAAGGGCGATGAGTTCGAAGTAGCTGAAATTTTGGCCAACTATTTGCGTGGGCAGTCCGTCGATCTTCTATTGGGCGGTAATTTCTCTGTCGATAATGGGGCTGGGCAAGTCGCTATCCGACTCTCCTCCCTGCTAGGCTTACCTCATGTTGCCTCTATTACGAAGTTGGAAATTTCCGGAGGAAAAGCGGTTGCCCACCGCGATGCAGAAGGCGACATCGAAGTGATCGAGGTACCTCTCCCTGCTCTGTTCACAGCACAGCAAGGCTTGAACGAACCTCGCTATCCTTCACTTCCTGGGATTATGAAAGCAAAGAAAAAACCGTTCCAGCACTTATCGCTTGATGATATAGAGGGCGCTGAATCTGCAGTCGCCAAAACAGAACGATTGGAATTAACCCTGCCACCTGAACGCAAGGCAGGCCGCATTCTAAAGGGCGACCTTCCACAGCAAGTTACCGAACTCGTGCAAGCATTACGCAACGAATCCAAAGTG
- a CDS encoding TetR/AcrR family transcriptional regulator: protein MTSGKKPDKYYAILEGALKVFAEHGFHKSQVSRIAKEAGVADGTIYLYFKKKEDILTSLFQEKLGELVEKLNHGLNEQMTAREALHKVCEIHFSVLEGNIHLAYLTQIELRQSDLELRKEIGLALKRYIILIENILEKGKKDGSFRPDFEVKLVRLLIFGGMDEVVTSWLISGQKYSLTAQVGPTIDFFMKGIES from the coding sequence TTGACAAGTGGCAAAAAACCAGACAAGTATTACGCAATACTCGAAGGCGCTCTGAAAGTGTTTGCTGAGCATGGCTTTCACAAATCCCAAGTATCCCGAATCGCCAAGGAAGCTGGAGTAGCCGATGGCACCATCTATCTTTATTTCAAGAAGAAGGAGGATATCTTGACCAGCCTGTTTCAGGAGAAATTAGGCGAGCTTGTAGAGAAGCTCAATCATGGGCTGAACGAACAAATGACAGCTAGAGAAGCACTACACAAAGTATGTGAGATTCATTTCAGTGTACTGGAAGGGAATATTCATCTTGCTTACCTCACCCAAATCGAGCTCAGACAGAGTGATCTCGAGCTACGCAAAGAGATTGGTCTTGCACTAAAGAGATATATTATCCTCATTGAAAATATATTAGAAAAAGGTAAGAAAGACGGCAGTTTCCGTCCTGATTTTGAAGTGAAGCTTGTGAGGCTTCTCATTTTTGGCGGCATGGATGAAGTCGTTACTTCTTGGCTCATTTCCGGGCAGAAGTATTCCTTAACCGCTCAAGTTGGGCCTACCATTGATTTTTTCATGAAAGGCATCGAGTCTTAA